From Corynebacterium frankenforstense DSM 45800, the proteins below share one genomic window:
- a CDS encoding branched-chain amino acid aminotransferase produces the protein MALEFSIHRTENPTPDAEREKILEDPAFGQVFTDHMVHIQWTEDKGWHNAEVVPFANFSISPAANVLHYGQAIFEGLKAYRLPDGSIATFRPEQNARRMQNSARRLNMPGLPEEDFLEAVRLLVDVDRDWVPAAGGEASLYLRPVMFATEPTLGVHSSKCYSMYFIASPSGAYFTGGVKPVSVWICEDYVRAAPGGTGAAKCAGNYAASLLAQTQAAEKGCDQVVWLDAIERKYIEEMGGMNLMFVYGTEAEGNVRVVTPALSGSLLPGVTRASLLQVAEDLGYETSEERITVDQWRQDVADGKMTEALACGTAAVLTPVGRVLSKEGEFDVNDNEAGEVTMKLREALTSIQHGEAEDTHGWSYELVPADK, from the coding sequence ATGGCTCTCGAATTCAGTATTCACCGCACCGAAAACCCCACCCCTGACGCCGAGCGCGAGAAGATCCTCGAGGATCCCGCCTTCGGTCAGGTCTTCACCGACCACATGGTCCACATCCAGTGGACCGAGGACAAGGGCTGGCACAACGCGGAGGTCGTCCCCTTCGCCAACTTCTCCATCTCCCCGGCGGCCAACGTCCTGCACTACGGCCAGGCCATCTTCGAGGGGCTGAAGGCCTACCGTCTGCCCGACGGTTCCATCGCCACCTTCCGCCCCGAGCAGAACGCGCGCCGCATGCAGAACTCCGCGCGCCGCCTGAACATGCCGGGCCTTCCGGAGGAGGACTTCCTGGAGGCCGTCCGCCTGCTCGTCGACGTCGACCGTGACTGGGTCCCCGCCGCGGGCGGCGAGGCCTCCCTCTACCTGCGCCCGGTCATGTTCGCCACCGAGCCGACCCTGGGCGTCCACTCCTCGAAGTGCTACTCAATGTACTTCATCGCCTCGCCCTCGGGCGCCTACTTCACCGGCGGGGTCAAGCCCGTCAGCGTCTGGATCTGCGAGGACTACGTCCGCGCCGCCCCGGGCGGCACCGGCGCGGCCAAGTGCGCCGGCAACTACGCGGCCAGCCTGCTGGCCCAGACCCAGGCCGCCGAGAAGGGCTGCGACCAGGTTGTCTGGCTGGACGCCATCGAGCGCAAGTACATCGAGGAGATGGGCGGCATGAACCTCATGTTCGTCTACGGCACCGAGGCCGAGGGCAACGTCCGCGTGGTCACCCCGGCGCTGTCCGGCTCCCTGCTGCCGGGCGTCACCCGTGCCTCGCTGCTGCAGGTCGCCGAGGACCTGGGCTACGAGACCTCCGAGGAGCGCATCACCGTCGACCAGTGGCGCCAGGACGTCGCCGACGGCAAGATGACCGAGGCCCTGGCCTGCGGCACCGCCGCCGTCCTGACCCCGGTCGGCCGCGTCCTGTCCAAGGAGGGCGAGTTCGACGTCAACGACAACGAGGCCGGCGAGGTCACGATGAAGCTGCGTGAGGCCCTGACCTCCATCCAGCACGGTGAGGCCGAGGACACCCACGGCTGGAGCTACGAGCTGGTCCCCGCCGACAAGTAG
- a CDS encoding leucyl aminopeptidase, with protein MSDSALPATGAVAAPRQGKKVPKKAEALVLPLFRAGGEAPADAEADGDREEAEKAPVAAAGETVELPAPEFLGAETLEALLARIEAVGATGEAGEVTRVAAPAEGETGYDAALPAAVIAVGLGAADELDDEVLRRAAGTVARTLTAAEPEFSAVATTLGDFGLRAAVEGWLLGSYRYTGFKAAGAKAPGVTFVADWKGAKKEFVAGQVTAESAVLVRDLVNTPANRLYPAVYADILAATAEEYGVKAEVLDAKALRKQGFGGVLAVGQGSAREPRVVELRWKPKKKKKSTPKLALVGKGITFDTGGISLKPAKTMENMISDMGGSAAAAAAVFAAARLNLDVEVTATVALAENMPSGSATRPGDVITHYGGITSEIINTDAEGRVVLADAIARAAEGEPDYLVETSTLTGAQIVALGNRTAGVMGTEELRDRVAALGREIGENAWAMPLLEEHEEAVVSPVADIRNSPNSRDGGMLYAAMYLSRFVPEGLEWAHVDVAGPSYNTGAPHGYTPKRATGTPVRTFIALAEELAAR; from the coding sequence GTGTCCGATTCCGCTCTCCCCGCGACCGGCGCCGTCGCCGCGCCCCGTCAGGGCAAGAAGGTCCCCAAGAAGGCCGAGGCGCTGGTGCTGCCGCTCTTCCGCGCCGGCGGCGAGGCCCCGGCCGACGCCGAGGCCGACGGCGACCGGGAGGAGGCCGAGAAGGCCCCGGTCGCCGCGGCCGGCGAGACCGTCGAGCTGCCCGCGCCGGAGTTCCTCGGCGCCGAGACGCTCGAGGCGCTGCTCGCCCGCATCGAGGCCGTCGGCGCCACCGGCGAGGCCGGCGAGGTCACCCGCGTCGCCGCCCCCGCCGAGGGCGAGACCGGTTACGACGCCGCGCTGCCCGCCGCCGTGATCGCGGTGGGCCTGGGGGCCGCCGACGAGCTCGACGACGAGGTGCTGCGCCGCGCGGCCGGCACCGTCGCCCGCACCCTGACCGCCGCCGAGCCGGAGTTCTCCGCGGTGGCCACCACGCTCGGCGACTTCGGGCTGCGCGCCGCCGTCGAGGGCTGGCTGCTCGGCTCCTACCGCTACACCGGCTTCAAGGCCGCGGGCGCGAAGGCGCCGGGCGTGACCTTCGTGGCCGACTGGAAGGGCGCGAAGAAGGAGTTCGTCGCCGGCCAGGTCACCGCCGAGTCGGCGGTCCTGGTGCGCGACCTGGTCAACACCCCGGCCAACCGCCTCTACCCCGCCGTCTACGCCGACATCCTGGCGGCCACCGCCGAGGAGTACGGCGTCAAGGCGGAGGTGCTCGACGCCAAGGCGCTGCGCAAGCAGGGCTTCGGCGGCGTGCTGGCCGTCGGGCAGGGCTCGGCGCGCGAGCCGCGTGTGGTCGAGCTGCGCTGGAAGCCGAAGAAAAAGAAGAAGTCCACCCCGAAGCTGGCGCTGGTGGGCAAGGGCATCACCTTCGACACCGGCGGCATCTCGCTCAAGCCCGCCAAGACGATGGAGAACATGATCTCCGACATGGGCGGTTCGGCCGCCGCGGCCGCCGCCGTCTTCGCCGCCGCCCGGCTCAACCTCGACGTCGAGGTCACCGCGACGGTGGCGCTGGCGGAGAACATGCCCTCGGGCTCGGCGACGCGCCCGGGCGACGTGATCACCCACTACGGCGGGATCACCTCCGAGATCATCAACACCGACGCGGAGGGGCGCGTGGTCCTGGCCGACGCCATCGCGCGCGCCGCCGAGGGCGAGCCGGACTACCTGGTGGAGACCTCGACGCTGACCGGCGCGCAGATCGTCGCGCTGGGCAACCGCACCGCCGGTGTGATGGGCACCGAGGAGCTGCGCGACCGCGTGGCCGCCCTGGGCCGCGAGATCGGCGAGAACGCCTGGGCCATGCCGCTGCTCGAGGAGCACGAGGAGGCCGTCGTCTCGCCGGTGGCCGACATCCGCAACTCCCCCAACTCGCGCGACGGCGGCATGCTCTACGCCGCGATGTACCTCTCCCGCTTCGTCCCCGAGGGCCTCGAGTGGGCGCACGTGGACGTCGCCGGCCCCTCGTACAACACCGGCGCGCCCCACGGCTACACGCCCAAGCGCGCCACCGGCACCCCGGTGCGCACCTTCATCGCGCTGGCCGAGGAGCTCGCCGCGCGCTGA
- a CDS encoding oxidoreductase has product MFNIFGRSRRSSSLRPPRAPGDTIRKADADRLVAWCRGRGPVEAFVEPETMLNEMSVVLVAPDGEFTRRPIGGPKGIDAVSKLLGVPVWDVEETGYPQRMRERIERDRILRKRAEQRERRARFERGEDPGAP; this is encoded by the coding sequence GTGTTCAACATCTTCGGCCGCTCGCGCCGCTCAAGCAGCCTGCGCCCGCCCCGCGCCCCCGGCGACACGATCCGGAAGGCCGACGCCGACCGCCTCGTGGCCTGGTGCCGGGGCCGCGGGCCGGTCGAGGCGTTCGTCGAACCGGAGACGATGCTCAACGAGATGTCGGTGGTCCTCGTCGCCCCCGACGGCGAGTTCACCCGCCGCCCGATCGGCGGGCCGAAGGGCATCGACGCCGTGTCCAAGCTGCTCGGGGTGCCCGTCTGGGACGTCGAGGAGACCGGCTACCCGCAGCGCATGCGCGAGCGCATCGAGCGCGACCGCATCCTGCGCAAGCGGGCCGAACAGCGCGAACGCCGCGCCCGGTTCGAGCGCGGCGAGGACCCGGGGGCTCCCTGA